The Streptomyces sp. NBC_00440 genome contains a region encoding:
- a CDS encoding TniQ family protein: MSRTDVTTRAAAGAAAAQRIVAAGTWLRIPSAAPGVSRVRPLPGEATASYTQRLADTYQLTLPQLLDGANITLHRHGTPPAAELHLNHTATQHLAVLTRTPLPHLTRALPRLVPTDDAHHIAAAARWKRLDAEQQPVRACALCTRHRSHGTTDTAWVHRPPHRLVCPRHHQAAPDPRLATSVRIQGVPELAAAHRAPTSACYDTPELPPPGPQHAPSPPAGTTTSNTSPTAGTPA; this comes from the coding sequence GTGAGCCGGACAGACGTCACAACCCGCGCCGCGGCAGGGGCCGCTGCTGCACAGCGCATCGTCGCCGCAGGGACATGGCTGCGGATCCCGTCAGCCGCACCGGGCGTCTCCCGTGTACGGCCACTGCCCGGCGAAGCAACCGCCTCCTACACCCAACGCCTCGCCGACACCTACCAGCTGACCTTGCCCCAGCTCCTCGACGGCGCCAACATCACCCTCCATCGCCACGGCACGCCACCCGCAGCCGAACTCCACCTCAACCACACCGCGACCCAGCACCTCGCCGTCCTGACCCGCACGCCACTCCCCCACCTGACGCGCGCCCTGCCCCGCCTCGTACCCACCGACGACGCCCACCACATCGCTGCCGCCGCGCGCTGGAAGCGGCTCGATGCCGAGCAGCAGCCCGTCCGCGCCTGCGCCCTGTGCACCCGCCACCGCAGCCACGGCACCACCGACACCGCCTGGGTTCATCGGCCGCCGCACCGGCTGGTGTGCCCACGCCACCACCAAGCCGCCCCCGACCCACGACTCGCCACCAGCGTCCGTATCCAGGGCGTGCCCGAACTCGCCGCCGCACATCGCGCCCCCACCAGCGCCTGCTACGACACCCCCGAGCTGCCACCGCCTGGACCGCAGCACGCGCCATCACCACCCGCTGGTACGACCACCAGCAACACCTCACCCACCGCTGGCACACCCGCCTGA